The Pseudomonas sp. LFM046 region ATCCAGCTGATCACCTTCGACCTGGACGACACCCTCTGGGACAACCGCCCCGTCATCGAGGGCGCGGAAGCAGCCATGCGCGACTGGCTGCTGGAGCACACACCGGCCCTCGGTGCGCTGCCGGTGGAACATCTCTGGGCCATCCGGGCTGACGTCCTGGCTGCAGAGCCCGGCCTCAAGCACCGCCTGAGCGAGCTGCGTCGCCGCACCCTGCGCCGGGCGCTGGAAGGCGTCGGCTACTCCGCCGATGACGCCGTGGACCTGGCCGAAGGCGCCTTCCAGGCCATGCTCCAGGCACGCCACCGCATCACCTTCTACCCCGACACCGTGCCCACCCTGGAGCGCCTGGCCAATCGCTACAGCCTGGGCGTCATCACCAACGGCAACGCCGACGTGCGCCGCCTCGGCCTGGCGGACTTTTTCAAGTTCGCCCTCTGCGCCGAGGAACTGGGCATCGGCAAGCCGGACCCGACGCCCTTCCTCGAAGCCCTCAAGCGTGGCGGCGTGAACGCAGGGGAAGCCGTGCACATCGGCGACCACCCGGCTGACGATATCGAAGG contains the following coding sequences:
- a CDS encoding HAD family hydrolase; translation: MSIQLITFDLDDTLWDNRPVIEGAEAAMRDWLLEHTPALGALPVEHLWAIRADVLAAEPGLKHRLSELRRRTLRRALEGVGYSADDAVDLAEGAFQAMLQARHRITFYPDTVPTLERLANRYSLGVITNGNADVRRLGLADFFKFALCAEELGIGKPDPTPFLEALKRGGVNAGEAVHIGDHPADDIEGARRAGLRAIWFNPLGKTWDGEQLPDAEIASLRELPDVLARWARWH